A part of Bacteroidia bacterium genomic DNA contains:
- a CDS encoding universal stress protein, with the protein MSNTIENNNTILVPYDFSEIAANALAHAVKIAKLYNNKITLLHIVEDNFLESIFGANTLKEGLVREAIESKLDKTIEEIRTNEHIEINKLVEEGRVHKTIVRIANEGNYDSIVMGSNGAAGMEQIIGSNASRVIRYSEQPVVVVKEKPIGNGYEKIVLPIDTTYETRQKVTWAIHLAKKFNSTIHVIFENVKDEFTRSKLFASVNSVQDILAKNNVKYVVKGLDEENYPDSFARETLQYANRIDADLIMIMTQQEVGFSELIIGSYAQQIVNQSQRIPVMCINPKEGGYTLAYGSFFE; encoded by the coding sequence ATGTCAAATACAATAGAAAATAACAACACGATTCTGGTTCCCTACGATTTCTCAGAAATTGCTGCGAATGCGCTGGCACATGCAGTTAAAATTGCTAAACTATACAACAACAAAATTACTTTGCTACATATTGTTGAAGACAATTTTTTGGAATCTATTTTTGGTGCCAATACTTTGAAAGAAGGATTGGTTAGAGAAGCCATTGAAAGTAAATTGGATAAGACAATTGAAGAAATCCGAACAAATGAACATATAGAAATCAATAAATTAGTTGAAGAAGGTCGAGTACATAAGACAATCGTTAGAATTGCAAATGAAGGTAATTACGATAGTATTGTGATGGGGTCTAATGGTGCAGCAGGTATGGAACAAATTATTGGTTCTAATGCTTCTCGTGTGATTAGATATAGCGAACAACCCGTTGTAGTGGTAAAAGAGAAACCTATCGGAAATGGCTATGAAAAGATTGTGCTTCCGATTGATACTACTTATGAAACTCGTCAGAAGGTTACTTGGGCAATACATTTAGCAAAGAAATTTAATTCTACTATCCATGTTATTTTTGAAAATGTTAAGGATGAGTTCACCCGCTCTAAACTATTTGCGAGTGTGAATAGTGTCCAAGATATTTTAGCAAAAAATAATGTGAAGTATGTTGTAAAAGGCTTAGATGAAGAGAATTATCCCGACAGTTTTGCACGAGAAACTTTGCAGTATGCTAATAGAATTGATGCGGATCTGATTATGATTATGACACAACAAGAGGTTGGGTTCTCTGAACTTATTATAGGTTCGTATGCTCAACAGATTGTTAATCAAAGTCAAAGAATTCCTGTAATGTGTATTAATCCGAAAGAAGGTGGATATACTCTCGCTTATGGAAGTTTCTTTGAATAA